The following coding sequences lie in one Mus musculus strain C57BL/6J chromosome 11, GRCm38.p6 C57BL/6J genomic window:
- the Qrich2 gene encoding glutamine-rich protein 2 isoform X7, which translates to MPPSLVANRVSLRELADLAIGTPEVGAVNFTALHTLIVSILKSLNLQEVLIDFHYPSTETGRGTESLHGTHSAPHLPTSKEKHQSLPRLSQTPQELENQVKDLGNQVLDLTKQFKTMDNKVQGMATQIDQISVPELQQEEEIALVTQQVSLTKFSKIYESEEMMEKPEPTVKMPTEMVQLKPSRTPSLTKSSDSSTATVGKHKFTSSDLLPSGMFLRAADQALDSTGGIERISSRDQSRSTTAFRDMAREPSQVISETDRQTYARRDEQLPGQTQRGGIPRTEPFGMDQPRLIDAVMPTTTGQLGVKPPEMYGQELVPVDKAQSGGLPPSGPDKELKKLSTIQLGTVPPSTYQQGMMLPGMDREGTEQAAVRDSGQGPWPTAQQGLIAVGVDQHGLPIPGTGQQGLPPQHMDQRGLVTPGTDQRAFSPSLSDERTLVSLGLMQVSTDQQGFRQSSLTSRFIQPGAEQLRVEQRGVAQPGLDRRSSVPVGTERRASLQALAEKRSSVPIEVEQQSLAQSRAGQQGLGQPSTVSGGLIQPGTDQHLVPPGVDQPSLIQPGAFPLSLAQLGADQQGLIQTDTGQPVWVQPSTDQSGGVQPGAYLPGWVQPSVDQRDLVQVGMDQQELRQPGAVQPGLVQPGAYAPGLMQVGASQDGLLQPGMDQLGLVQPGTAWSLVQPDVDQLDMAQPHGILPGLAQPRGVLPGMVQPGAVQPGVLQPGAVQPGVLQPGAVQPGVLQPGAAQPGLVQPGAAQPGLVQPGAAQPGVLQAGAVQPGVLQAGAVQPGMVQQGPVQPGVLQAGAAQPGMVHPGAAQPGMVQPGSVQPGMVQLGAVQPGVLQAGAVQFGMVQPGAVEPGVLRAGAVQLGMVQPGAVQLGVFRAGAVQPGVLQAGAVQPGMVQQGPVQPGVLQAGAVQPGMVQQGPVQPGVLQAGAVQPGMVQQGPVQPGVLQAGAVQPGMVQQGPVQPGVLQSGAVQPGMVQPGILPSGWGQPVAYSLGLGQPGIGQYGLVQPRVDRYGFVQPGVARGLLQPSDSQRALMQPGVGQVEWIQPGMSRRDLVQPGADESGLAQGGMAQQGLVQSGMARQGLAQPGMARQGVAHPGMARQGVAHPGKARQGVAHPGKARQGVAQPDLAQPGAPSEDKFGLAQPIVDQSAFMQPGMDQRGLVQPRMYQYGFVDPSDLQRNFLQPRGVLPRLVQPVVDQGGPLQAGLAQSRMVQPITDQRGPVQPETLQPRQVQPSTSRRGLVQSLLTPYGLMQPGAAQLGLVQPGMEQLGEERRGLLQPGMDQPGLLQPGTDQPGLLQPGADQPGLLQPGADQPGLLQPGADQPGFLQPGADQPGFLQPGAARLDRIQPGMVEPGAGPQGLGQPDLAPPPFIHPGIFPRGIFQPATLPRGFRQPTPTQPDFVTPSIDLRFPTMEVEPQQPQLPQLYQLPTALQTRQGILPEGVHRISGQKAKTRTVEVQYDIEEAGLPEEVQRVEVDTQVSWELSHLDSAAPTAPEQVITDSRTQDSWNYLQQFSSVSETRREQQRQESLPPSFPMAVETLRLIGELISLYLELKEQLKDLDEELAGQTDFEKIQYLITMIVKKTIPQDLAEQLKSLKTLNKEVRQDKAKLEKIQKFVDSAADTTGGKGVKPNHLSLQLGILRVTVSDIEKELNELRESQDRGKATMENSVSEASLYLQDQLDKLRTIIESMLGSSSTLLSMSITPHKSTACLVPGQIDPEATCPACSLDVSHQVSLLVQRYEQLQDMVSGLAASRPSKKAKLQGQDEELLGHVQSAILQVQGDCEKLNITTSNLIEDHRQKQKDIEVLYQGIERLDKEKANREHLEMEIDEKADKSALASKVSRIQFDATTEQLNHMMQELVAKMSGQEQDWQKLLDKLLAEMDSKLDRLELDPLKQMLEDRWKSLRQQLKERPPLYQADEAAAMRRQLLAHFHCLSCDRPLETTVTGQVISVTPIISSMPGHRSVRPYTVFELEQIRQQSRNLKLGSSFPRVDMSQMERSVGRLHSMHSRMLMDMEKVQVHFGGSVKASSQMIRELLHTQCLSHPCYKRGADTADYSYSTVSRRCGGSHTLTYPYRRNRPQHLSPLEEIQIAMKHDEVDILGLDGHIYKGRMDTRLPGILGKDAPGVTKHNKAKLQQLQQLQQLQQLQQLQQLQQAQHARPHAHRQPSLGNMISPPSRPQSAQMIADSKAVPSGQKKDRPVSSEGRLLQSNVSHSSIPTDIASLQGSQQGLNMHIDVPPGEGLEEPTRGPRSTAAH; encoded by the exons ATGCCGCCCTCATTGGTGGCCAACAGGGTCTCCCTCCGGGAGCTAGCCGACCTGGCAATTGGCACTCCAGAGGTGGGCGCGGTGAACTTTACGGCCTTGCACACACTGATAGTGTCCATTCTCAAGAGCCTCAACCTCCAAGAAGTTCTTATCGACTTCCACTACCCATCGACTGAGACTGGCCGCGGAACTGAGTCTCTGCATGGCACTCACAGCGCCCCGCATTTGCCAACCAGCAAAGAGAAGCATCAGAGTCTACCTAGGCTGTCACAGACTCCACAAGAGCTAGAAAACCAGGTGAAGGACTTGGGTAACCAGGTACTGGACCTCACCAAACAGTTTAAAACTATGGACAACAAAGTACAGGGCATGGCCACACAAATAGACCAGATCTCAGTCCCTGAACTCCAGCAGGAAGAGGAGATAGCTCTGGTGACCCAACAGGTATCCCTAACAAAGTTCTCCAAGATCTATGAATCTGAGGAGATGATGGAGAAGCCTGAGCCCACAGTCAAGATGCCCACCGAGATGGTACAACTAAAGCCCTCAAGGACTCCCAGCCTGACCAAG AGCTCGGATTCGTCCACAGCAACCGTTGGCAAGCACAAATTTACCTCAAGTGACCTCCTTCCGAGTGGAATGTTTCTCAGAGCTGCTGACCAGGCTCTGGATTCCACTGGTGGTATAGAAAGAATCTCCAGCAGAGATCAAAGCAGATCTACTACTGCATTTCGGGATATGGCCCGTGAGCCATCCCAGGTCATATCCGAGACAGATCGCCAGACATATGCAAGAAGAGATGAGCAACTCCCTGGTCAGACTCAACGTGGTGGGATACCCAGGACGGAACCATTTGGCATGGATCAGCCTAGATTGATAGACGCTGTGATGCCCACCACTACGGGTCAGCTTGGTGTAAAGCCCCCCGAAATGTATGGCCAGGAATTAGTACCTGTTGATAAAGCTCAGAGTGGTGGGCTGCCACCATCAGGACCTGACAAGGAACTGAAAAAACTGAGTACAATCCAGCTTGGTACAGTTCCACCTAGCACGTATCAGCAAGGCATGATGCTTCCTGGAATGGACCGAGAGGGCACGGAACAGGCTGCTGTGCGTGACAGTGGTCAGGGACCATGGCCCACGGCTCAGCAAGGGTTGATAGCAGTAGGCGTAGATCAGCATGGATTGCCGATACCAGGCACAGGCCAGCAAGGACTGCCCCCACAACATATGGATCAGCGGGGTTTGGTAACACCTGGTACAGACCAACGTgcattctctccatctctttcagATGAACGTACCTTGGTGTCACTTGGTTTGATGCAAGTTAGTACAGATCAACAAGGTTTTAGACAGTCCAGCTTAACGTCACGCTTTATACAACCTGGTGCAGAACAGCTCAGGGTAGAGCAGCGTGGTGTAGCGCAGCCTGGTTTAGATCGGCGCAGTTCAGTGCCTGTAGGGACAGAACGGCGGGCTTCATTGCAGGCTCTTGCAGAGAAACGTAGTTCAGTGCCCATTGAGGTAGAACAGCAGAGTCTGGCACAGTCTAGGGCAGGTCAGCAAGGTTTAGGACAACCTAGCACAGTTTCGGGTGGTTTGATACAGCCTGGCACAGACCAACATTTGGTGCCTCCTGGTGTAGATCAGCCTAGCTTGATTCAACCTGGTGCATTTCCACTTAGTTTGGCACAACTTGGTGCAGATCAGCAAGGTCTAATACAAACAGACACAGGGCAGCCTGTTTGGGTTCAACCAAGCACAGATCAGAGTGGCGGGGTACAGCCTGGTGCATATCTGCCCGGTTGGGTACAGCCTAGTGTAGATCAACGTGACTTAGTACAAGTTGGAATGGATCAGCAGGAGCTGAGACAACCTGGTGCAGTTCAGCCCGGGCTGGTGCAGCCAGGTGCATATGCACCTGGGTTGATGCAAGTTGGTGCAAGTCAGGATGGTTTGCTTCAACCTGGAATGGATCAGCTTGGTCTGGTACAGCCTGGTACAGCCTGGAGTTTGGTGCAGCCTGATGTAGATCAGCTTGATATGGCACAACCACATGGAATTCTGCCTGGCCTGGCACAACCACGTGGAGTTCTGCCTGGCATGGTCCAACCAGGTGCAGTTCAGCCTGGTGTGTTGCAACCAGGTGCAGTTCAGCCTGGTGTGTTGCAACCAGGTGCAGTTCAGCCTGGTGTGTTGCAACCAGGTGCAGCTCAGCCTGGCTTGGTCCAGCCAGGTGCAGCTCAGCCTGGCTTGGTCCAGCCAGGTGCAGCTCAGCCTGGTGTGTTGCAAGCAGGTGCAGTTCAGCCTGGTGTGTTGCAAGCAGGTGCAGTTCAGCCTGGCATGGTCCAGCAGGGTCCAGTTCAGCCTGGTGTGTTGCAAGCAGGTGCAGCTCAGCCTGGCATGGTCCATCCGGGTGCAGCTCAGCCTGGCATGGTCCAGCCGGGTTCAGTTCAGCCTGGCATGGTCCAGCTAGGTGCAGTTCAGCCTGGCGTGTTGCAAGCAGGTGCAGTTCAGTTTGGCATGGTCCAGCCGGGTGCAGTTGAGCCTGGTGTGTTGCGAGCCGGTGCAGTTCAGCTTGGCATGGTCCAGCCGGGTGCAGTTCAGCTTGGTGTGTTTCGAGCAGGTGCAGTTCAGCCTGGTGTGTTGCAAGCAGGTGCAGTTCAGCCTGGCATGGTCCAGCAAGGTCCAGTTCAGCCTGGTGTGTTGCAAGCAGGTGCAGTTCAGCCTGGCATGGTCCAGCAAGGTCCAGTTCAGCCTGGTGTGTTGCAAGCAGGTGCAGTTCAGCCTGGCATGGTCCAGCAAGGTCCAGTTCAGCCTGGTGTGTTGCAAGCAGGTGCAGTTCAGCCTGGCATGGTCCAGCAAGGTCCAGTTCAGCCTGGTGTGTTGCAATCAGGTGCAGTTCAGCCTGGCATGGTCCAGCCTGGTATACTTCCTAGTGGTTGGGGGCAGCCTGTTGCATACTCACTTGGCTTGGGCCAACCTGGTATAGGTCAGTATGGTTTGGTTCAGCCAAGAGTTGATCGATATGGTTTTGTGCAGCCCGGTGTAGCACGTGGTTTACTCCAACCTAGTGACAGTCAGCGCGCTTTGATGCAACCTGGAGTAGGTCAAGTTGAGTGGATACAACCTGGAATGAGTCGTCGTGATTTAGTACAACCTGGTGCAGATGAGAGTGGTTTAGCCCAAGGTGGAATGGCTCAGCAGGGTTTGGTACAATCTGGCATGGCCCGGCAGGGTTTGGCACAACCTGGCATGGCCCGGCAGGGTGTGGCACACCCTGGCATGGCCCGGCAGGGTGTGGCACACCCTGGCAAGGCCCGGCAGGGTGTGGCACACCCTGGCAAGGCCCGGCAGGGTGTGGCACAACCTGACTTGGCACAACCTGGAGCACCTAGTGAGGACAAGTTTGGCTTGGCACAGCCTATAGTGGACCAGAGTGCTTTTATGCAGCCTGGCATGGACCAACGTGGCTTGGTACAGCCTAGAATGTACCAGTATGGTTTTGTGGACCCTTCTGATCTTCAGCGTAACTTCTTGCAACCCAGAGGAGTTTTGCCTAGGTTAGTCCAGCCTGTCGTGGATCAGGGTGGTCCGCTGCAGGCTGGACTGGCTCAGTCTAGGATGGTGCAGCCTATCACGGATCAGAGAGGCCCGGTGCAGCCTGAAACTCTTCAGCCTAGGCAGGTGCAGCCTAGTACAAGCCGTCGAGGCCTGGTGCAGTCTCTCCTGACTCCGTATGGCCTGATGCAGCCAGGTGCAGCTCAACTTGGTTTGGTGCAGCCTGGCATGGAGCAGCTAGGGGAAGAAAGGCGTGGCTTACTGCAGCCTGGCATGGATCAGCCTGGTTTGTTGCAGCCTGGGACAGATCAGCCTGGTTTGTTGCAGCCTGGGGCAGATCAGCCTGGTTTGTTGCAGCCTGGGGCAGATCAGCCTGGTTTGTTGCAGCCTGGGGCAGATCAGCCTGGTTTCTTACAGCCTGGGGCAGATCAGCCTGGTTTCTTACAGCCTGGGGCAGCTAGGCTGGACAGGATACAGCCTGGGATGGTTGAGCCTGGTGCAGGCCCTCAGGGTTTGGGTCAGCCTGACTTGGCCCCACCTCCTTTTATTCACCCTGGTATATTTCCTCGTGGTATATTTCAACCTGCTACACTTCCACGTGGTTTCAGACAACCCACTCCAACTCAGCCAGACTTTGTAACACCAAGCATAGACCTTCGCTTTCCAACAATGGAGGTTGAACCTCAGCAACCACAATTGCCCCAGTTATATCAGCTTCCTACAGCACTCCAAACCAGGCAAGGTATACTTCCTGAAGGGGTCCATCGGATCTCAGGTCAAAAAGCCAAGACAAGGACAGTTGAAGTTCAGTATGATATAGAAGAGGCTGGCCTGCCTGAAGAAGTCCAGAGAGTTGAGGTGGATACCCAGGTCTCTTGGGAGCTAAGTCACCTTGACTCGGCTGCCCCAACTGCCCCAGAACAAGTTATCACCGACTCCAGGACTCAGGATTCCTGGAACTATCTCCAGCAGTTCTCATCAGTAAGCGAGACTCGTCGAGAGCAGCAGCGGCAGGAGTCACTGCCTCCAAGCTTCCCCATGGCGGTGGAAACACTGCGCCTGATCGGGGAGCTCATCTCCCTCTATTTAGAACTGAAGGAACAGTTGAAAGACTTGGACGAGGAACTGGCCGGCCAGACTGACTTCGAGAAAATCCAGTACCTGATCACAATGATAG TCAAAAAGACCATACCCCAGGACCTGGCAGAGCAGCTGAAGAGCCTAAAGACGTTGAACAAGGAAGTTCGGCAGGACAAGGCAAAA CTAGAGAAGATACAGAAGTTTGTGGACAGTGCTGCTGACACCACCGGAGGGAAGGGAGTGAAACCTAACCATCTGAGCTTGCAGCTGGGCATCCTCAG AGTCACCGTGTCTGACATCGAGAAGGAGCTGAACGAGCTGAGAGAGAGCCAGGACCGAGGCAAGGCCACCATGGAGAACTCTGTCTCTGAGGCGTCTCTTTACCTACAGGATCAG CTGGACAAGCTCAGAACCATCATTGAGAGCATGCTGGGCAGCTCCTCCACGCTGCTCTCCATGAGCATAACCCCACACAAGTCCACCGCCTGCCTAGTGCCCGGCCAGATCGACCCCGAGGCCACCTGTCCGGCCTGCAGtctggatgtgagccaccaagtcAGTCTGCTGGTCCAGCGCTACGAGCAGCTACAGGACATGGTCAGTGGCCTCGCTGCCTCCAGACCCTCCAAGAAGGCCAAGCTGCAGGGCCAG GATGAGGAGCTGCTGGGCCACGTGCAGAGCGCCATCCTACAAGTCCAGGGTGACTGTGAGAAGCTCAACATTACCACGAGCAACCTCATTGAGGACCATCggcagaagcagaaagacatTGAA GTGCTGTATCAGGGGATAGAAAGGCTGGATAAGGAAAAGGCCAACAGAGAGCACCTGGAGATGGAGATTGATGAG AAAGCCGACAAGAGCGCTCTGGCATCCAAAGTGAGCCGGATCCAGTTTGATGCCACTACAGAGCAGCTGAACCACATGATGCAGGAACTGGTGGCCAAGATGAGCGGACAGGAGCAAGACTGGCAGAAACTTCTGGATAAGCTCCTGGCAGAGATGGACAGcaag CTGGACCGCCTGGAGCTGGATCCGTTGAAGCAGATGCTGGAGGACCGCTGGAAATCACTGCGGCAGCAGCTCAAAGAGCGCCCTCCACTCTACCAGGCCGACGAGGCGGCTGCCATGCGGAG GCAGCTCTTGGCTCATTTCCACTGCTTGTCCTGTGACCGTCCCTTGGAGACAACTGTGACTGGACA AGTCATCTCTGTGACCCCCATAATTTCGAGCATGCCAGGGCACCGTTCCGTCCGGCCTTACACTGTGTTTGAACTAGAGCAGATCCGACAGCAAAGCAGAAA CCTGAAGCTGGGCAGCAGCTTCCCTCGGGTTGACATGTCACAGATGGAGAGAAGCGTGGGGCGTCTGCACAGCATGCACTCCCGGATGCTGATGGACATGGAGAAGGTGCAGGTCCACTTCGGAGGCTCTGTGAAGGCCAGCAGCCAGATGATCCGAGAGCTGCTGCACACCCAGTGCCTCAGCCACCCATGCTACAAACG GGGAGCAGACACAGCAGATTACAGCTACTCGACTGTATCCCGTCGCTGTGGGGGCAGCCACACCCTCACCTACCCCTACCGGCGAAACCGCCCGCAGCACCTGTCTCCACTGGAGGAGATCCAGATCGCCATGAAG CATGATGAGGTTGACATCCTGGGCCTCGACGGACACATCTACAAGGGACGGATGGATACACGGTTGCCAGGCATCCTAGGGAAAGATG CCCCAGGAGTGACAAAACACAACAAGGCTAAGCTCCAGCAGCTCCAACAactgcagcagctgcagcagctccAACAactgcagcagctgcagcaggccCAGCATGCCCGGCCCCACGCACACAGGCAGCCAAGCCTGGGCAACATGATCTCGCCACCCTCTCGGCCTCAGAGTGCACAGATGATAGCGGACAGCAAAGCAG TTCCTTCAGGGCAAAAGAAAGACAGACCAGTCTCCTCTGAGGGGCGTCTCCTGCAGTCGAATGTGAGCCATTCATCCATCCCTACAGACATAGCCAGTCTGCAGGGTAGCCAACAGGGGCTGAACATGCACATTGACGTGCCTCccggggaggggctggaggagcCCACCCGGGGACCACGGTCCACCGCTGCTCACTGA